In Pedobacter sp. W3I1, one DNA window encodes the following:
- a CDS encoding YceI family protein has protein sequence MKKLFLFLIATSISVASFAQTSWKIDPMHSFVNFSVKHMGISFVDGSFKKFDGSVTASKPDLTDAKISFTVDVNSITTGVDMRDGHLKTDDFFNVATYPTMKFESTSFKKLNGNNYELSGKLTIRDVTKDVKFAVVYGGTAKDQQGNTKAGFGATTTINRLDYNIKYDPTGAGVAKDVSIKLNLEFVQGK, from the coding sequence ATGAAAAAATTATTCTTATTTCTGATCGCTACCTCAATTAGTGTAGCATCATTTGCACAAACAAGCTGGAAAATAGATCCTATGCACTCGTTCGTTAACTTTTCGGTTAAACACATGGGCATTTCTTTTGTAGATGGTTCTTTTAAAAAATTCGACGGATCGGTTACGGCTTCCAAACCAGATTTAACGGATGCTAAAATCAGTTTTACTGTTGATGTAAATAGCATTACTACCGGTGTTGACATGAGAGATGGTCACTTAAAAACTGATGATTTTTTTAACGTGGCGACTTACCCTACCATGAAATTCGAAAGCACGTCTTTCAAAAAATTAAACGGTAACAATTACGAGCTAAGTGGAAAATTAACCATCAGAGATGTAACCAAAGATGTAAAATTTGCTGTGGTTTATGGTGGCACGGCTAAAGATCAACAAGGAAACACTAAAGCTGGATTTGGTGCTACAACAACCATTAACCGTTTAGATTATAACATTAAATATGATCCAACAGGCGCTGGTGTGGCAAAAGATGTTTCCATTAAATTAAACCTGGAGTTTGTTCAGGGAAAATAA